The Procambarus clarkii isolate CNS0578487 chromosome 39, FALCON_Pclarkii_2.0, whole genome shotgun sequence genome window below encodes:
- the LOC138372619 gene encoding zinc finger BED domain-containing protein 5-like: MSIYKYFKKIDGNPEPAKPVAVGAAVDATRKDDVSNQDGAASQDFTEERKTSKKDAFSSRKKRRKRWNDEHIVFGFFRTVHEASNPFPPAKCFFCYATYSNENFVPSKLARHLKTKHIEHQNKSQQFFVATLEAYLKQQSTFKSHGKPSDMRAFTLASLKMTHIVLQKKKHSLNLKIMYCRVLK, translated from the coding sequence ATGTCAATTTACAAGTACTTCAAAAAGATAGATGGCAATCCTGAGCCTGCAAAACCAGTTGCAGTTGGAGCAGCAGTTGATGCAACAAGAAAAGATGATGTTTCAAATCAAGATGGAGCTGCATCACAGGACTTCACAGAGGAAAGGAAAACTTCCAAAAAGGATGCATTTTCATCACGTAAAAAGCGACGAAAACGGTGGAATGATGAGCACATTGTATTTGGATTCTTCCGGACAGTACATGAAGCTTCAAACCCCTTCCCACCAGCCAAGTGCTTCTTTTGTTATGCCACGTATAGTAATGAAAATTTTGTTCCTTCAAAATTGGCACGGCATTTAAAGACGAAGCATATTGAACACCAAAACAAATCACAACAATTCTTTGTGGCAACTTTGGAAGCATACTTGAAGCAACAGTCGACCTTTAAAAGTCATGGTAAGCCCTCTGACATGAGGgcatttactcttgcttctcttaaGATGACACACATCGTTCTTCAGAAAAAGAAACATTCACTGAACTTGAAAATAATGTACTGCCGTGTCTTGAAGTAG